A genome region from Corynebacterium uberis includes the following:
- the trmD gene encoding tRNA (guanosine(37)-N1)-methyltransferase TrmD — protein sequence MRLDVITIFPEYLDPLRHALLGKAIEQGILSVGVHDLRDWAPGVHQAVDDSPYGGGPGMVMTPTVWGPALDAVAAGSAPGTELSSSQQHRGGPRHDELAGVDACAYEPDQEDRSLPLLLVPTPAGTPFTQEDARRWSTESHIVFACGRYEGIDQRVFEDAATRYRVREVSIGDYVLIGGEVAVLVIAEAVVRLIPGVLGNRRSHEEDSFSDGLLEGPSYTKPRTWRGLSVPEALTSGDHARIRRWHRQQAIVRTARVRPELLDAAELTAAERQALAARRRHVTNLTVLLDPRQWRDHLPHARAALSSAGLDVERMDAYAQASTCQPDNMLANEYEATHGFSPVGMELYRLEVVATSELECDAVTAAVVGALPDNTPWYGSTRWQDQ from the coding sequence ATGCGCTTAGACGTCATAACTATCTTTCCCGAATATCTTGATCCGCTGCGCCATGCCCTTCTAGGTAAGGCCATTGAGCAGGGGATTCTCTCCGTGGGCGTCCATGACCTGCGGGACTGGGCACCGGGGGTTCATCAGGCGGTGGATGATTCTCCCTACGGTGGCGGCCCCGGAATGGTGATGACCCCCACGGTGTGGGGGCCGGCCCTTGACGCGGTCGCGGCGGGTAGCGCGCCTGGCACGGAGCTGTCCTCTTCGCAGCAGCACCGCGGGGGCCCGCGCCATGATGAGCTCGCGGGCGTGGACGCGTGCGCTTACGAACCCGACCAGGAGGATCGCTCCCTTCCTCTCCTGCTGGTTCCCACCCCCGCCGGCACCCCATTTACGCAAGAGGACGCGCGCCGCTGGTCCACGGAGTCCCACATCGTTTTCGCCTGCGGGCGTTACGAGGGCATTGACCAGCGCGTCTTCGAGGATGCGGCAACGCGCTATCGGGTGCGTGAGGTCTCCATCGGGGATTATGTGCTCATCGGCGGGGAGGTCGCCGTGCTCGTCATCGCAGAGGCAGTGGTGCGCCTCATCCCGGGCGTTCTGGGAAACCGGCGCAGCCATGAAGAAGATAGCTTCTCCGATGGCCTGCTCGAAGGGCCCTCATACACCAAGCCGCGCACGTGGCGGGGACTTTCCGTTCCGGAGGCGCTGACCAGCGGCGATCATGCGCGCATTCGCAGGTGGCACAGGCAGCAGGCAATCGTGCGCACGGCTCGGGTACGCCCGGAGCTTCTCGACGCCGCCGAGCTCACCGCCGCAGAAAGGCAGGCGCTTGCCGCCCGCCGCCGTCATGTGACCAATCTGACCGTGCTCCTTGACCCGCGGCAGTGGCGTGATCACCTGCCGCATGCCCGCGCGGCCCTGAGCAGTGCGGGCCTCGACGTGGAGCGCATGGACGCCTACGCGCAGGCATCGACGTGCCAGCCGGACAACATGCTGGCCAATGAGTATGAGGCCACGCACGGGTTTTCGCCGGTGGGCATGGAGTTGTACCGCCTGGAGGTGGTGGCCACCTCCGAGCTCGAGTGTGATGCCGTCACTGCCGCGGTGGTGGGGGCGTTGCCGGACAATACCCCGTGGTACGGGTCCACGCGCTGGCAGGATCAGTGA
- a CDS encoding 3-hydroxyacyl-CoA dehydrogenase, protein MTDITNVTVLGSGVLGAQIAFQSAYAGFQVVAYDINDDAVAAATKRFDKLGEAYIRDLEDATQDTVAAARDRLTQSSDLEQAVSQADLVIEAVPERLDLKKEIWAKVGKAAPEHTIFATNTSTLLPSDFAEDSGRVDKFLALHFANHIWRYRTAEVMRTPKTSDEAFQTVLDYASEMGMIPVALNKEQPGYVLNSLLVPFLEAGQRLVVRGVASPEDIDADWENSTGAPAGPFRILDSIGLRTVAAIAHKNAEETNDEELRSFATLIEEEYLAKGRTGAESGEGFYRYDENGQLLKD, encoded by the coding sequence ATGACCGATATCACCAATGTGACGGTCCTCGGCTCGGGCGTCCTGGGCGCACAGATTGCCTTCCAGTCGGCATACGCCGGTTTCCAGGTCGTGGCCTATGACATCAACGATGATGCCGTAGCAGCTGCCACGAAGCGCTTTGACAAGCTCGGGGAGGCCTACATCCGCGACCTGGAGGATGCTACGCAGGACACCGTCGCCGCCGCGCGGGACCGCCTCACCCAGTCGTCGGATCTGGAGCAGGCAGTCTCCCAGGCGGATCTGGTCATCGAGGCCGTGCCAGAGCGGCTGGACCTTAAGAAGGAGATTTGGGCCAAGGTAGGCAAGGCAGCCCCGGAGCATACGATCTTTGCCACCAACACCTCCACGCTGCTGCCCAGTGACTTCGCGGAAGACTCCGGTCGGGTGGACAAGTTCCTGGCCCTTCACTTTGCCAATCACATTTGGCGCTACCGCACGGCGGAGGTCATGCGCACGCCCAAGACGTCCGACGAGGCCTTCCAGACGGTGCTGGACTATGCCTCAGAGATGGGCATGATCCCCGTGGCGCTCAATAAGGAGCAGCCGGGCTACGTGCTCAACTCCCTGCTCGTGCCGTTCCTTGAGGCCGGGCAGCGCCTTGTGGTCCGCGGCGTGGCGTCCCCGGAAGACATCGATGCAGACTGGGAGAACTCCACCGGCGCGCCCGCCGGCCCCTTCCGCATTCTGGACTCCATTGGGCTGCGTACCGTGGCGGCCATTGCGCACAAGAATGCTGAGGAGACCAATGATGAGGAGCTGCGCTCCTTTGCCACCCTCATCGAGGAGGAGTACCTGGCCAAGGGCCGCACGGGCGCAGAGTCCGGCGAGGGCTTCTACCGCTATGACGAAAACGGCCAGCTGCTCAAGGACTAG
- the ffh gene encoding signal recognition particle protein, whose protein sequence is MFESLSDRLSGALNGIRGKGKLTEADINATAREIRLALLEADVSLPVVRGFIKRVKERANGAEVSAALNPAQQVIKIVNEELTGILGGQTRRLNLAKNPPTVIMLAGLQGAGKTTLAGKLAHHLEKQGHTPMLVACDLQRPGAVQQLQIVGERAGVPTFAPDPGTSIDSSDHEMGTSHGDPVAVAQAGIEEARRLQHDVVIVDTAGRLGIDQELMTQARNIRDAVNPDEVLFVIDSMIGQDAVTTAEAFRDGVDFSGVVLTKLDGDARGGAALSIREVTGKPILFASTGEKLEDFDVFHPERMASRILGMGDMLSLIEQAEGVLDQQKAEDTARKIGTGELTLEDFLDQMLMIRRMGPIGNLLKMLPGGKQMNQMADMIDEKQLDRIQAIIRGMTPAERENPKILNASRRKRIAAGSGVAVSDVNQLVERFFEAKKMMGKMAGQFGMGSQRSATKKKPKGRKGKKGKRKAPKRMPSQQPGMPDMAQLQALSSQFEGKGMPANPFGSMPMPKGMENIDLNNLDFGPKK, encoded by the coding sequence GTGTTTGAGTCACTGTCCGATCGCCTATCTGGCGCCCTCAATGGCATCCGTGGCAAAGGCAAGCTCACCGAGGCGGACATCAATGCGACCGCCCGGGAGATCCGCCTCGCGTTGCTTGAAGCGGACGTCTCATTGCCGGTGGTGCGCGGGTTTATCAAGCGCGTCAAGGAGCGGGCTAACGGCGCGGAGGTGTCCGCGGCGCTCAACCCGGCCCAGCAGGTCATCAAGATTGTCAATGAGGAGCTCACGGGCATCCTCGGCGGCCAGACCCGGCGCCTGAACTTAGCTAAGAACCCTCCGACGGTGATCATGCTCGCCGGCCTGCAAGGTGCCGGTAAGACCACCCTGGCGGGCAAGCTGGCCCACCACCTGGAAAAGCAGGGGCATACGCCGATGCTGGTGGCCTGTGACCTGCAGCGTCCTGGTGCGGTGCAGCAGCTGCAAATCGTGGGTGAGCGGGCCGGAGTGCCTACCTTCGCCCCGGACCCGGGCACCTCGATTGATTCCTCCGATCATGAGATGGGGACCTCCCACGGGGATCCGGTGGCCGTGGCGCAGGCCGGCATCGAGGAGGCGCGTCGACTCCAACACGACGTGGTCATCGTCGATACCGCCGGCCGGTTGGGCATCGACCAGGAGTTGATGACTCAGGCGCGCAACATCCGCGATGCCGTCAACCCCGATGAAGTGCTCTTTGTCATCGATTCGATGATCGGCCAGGATGCCGTGACCACCGCGGAGGCCTTCCGCGACGGCGTGGACTTCAGCGGCGTGGTCCTGACCAAGCTTGATGGCGATGCGCGCGGCGGTGCGGCGCTGTCTATCCGTGAGGTCACCGGAAAGCCGATCCTCTTCGCCTCCACGGGCGAAAAGCTTGAGGATTTTGATGTCTTCCACCCGGAGCGGATGGCCAGCCGGATTCTGGGGATGGGCGACATGCTCAGCCTCATCGAGCAGGCCGAGGGCGTTCTCGATCAGCAAAAGGCGGAAGATACCGCCCGCAAGATCGGCACCGGGGAGCTCACGCTCGAAGACTTCCTCGACCAGATGCTCATGATTCGGCGCATGGGGCCCATCGGCAATCTGCTCAAGATGCTGCCTGGCGGCAAGCAGATGAACCAGATGGCGGACATGATCGATGAAAAGCAGCTGGACCGCATCCAGGCCATCATTCGTGGCATGACCCCCGCCGAGCGGGAAAACCCGAAGATCCTCAACGCCTCGCGCCGCAAGCGCATCGCCGCCGGCTCTGGCGTGGCTGTCTCTGACGTCAATCAGCTGGTGGAGCGCTTCTTTGAGGCGAAGAAGATGATGGGCAAGATGGCGGGTCAGTTCGGGATGGGCTCCCAGCGCTCTGCCACCAAGAAGAAGCCCAAGGGGCGCAAGGGGAAGAAGGGAAAGCGCAAGGCACCCAAGCGGATGCCCTCCCAGCAGCCGGGCATGCCGGATATGGCACAACTACAGGCGCTGTCCTCCCAGTTTGAGGGCAAGGGCATGCCGGCGAATCCCTTTGGCTCGATGCCTATGCCCAAGGGGATGGAAAATATTGACCTCAACAACTTGGACTTTGGTCCGAAGAAGTAG
- a CDS encoding Tex family protein produces MISATIARELGVGQPQVDAALDLIDQGNTVPFIARYRKEATGGLDDSQLRTLAERAEYLRDLEQRKETILKAIEEQGALSENLRALILACETKARLEDLYLPFKKRRRTKADKAREAGIEPLLDTLIAQPQQDPQDAAAAYVCPGYEDTKAVLDGARAILVEQLSLDADLVGEVREEVFKRGTMVSAVEESKKAEGAKYADYFEFSESCDSLPSHRILALLRGEAEGVLTVRLDPGEDAFYEGLIAQRSGLDTAASPWLAQAVRFGWRTKLSVSSGLDARMRLKERAEKDALVVFARNLRDILLAAPAGHKAVLGLDPGYRNGVKCAVVDATGKVLDTVVVYPHQPQQQWRQAKETLVRLATTHGVDLIAVGNGTASRESDALAREVSQEVASHPVPVVVSEAGASVYSASELAAREFPQMDVSLRGAVSIARRLQDPLAELVKIDPKALGVGQYQHDVNQQALARTLDGVVEDAVNAVGVDVNSASAPLLARVAGISATVADNIVAFRNEHGAFASRKELGKVPRLGPKAFEQAAGFLRIPGAADPLDGSAVHPEAYPLVRRIAQAQGLKVADLVGNSAVLSRLRPADFADETFGVPTVTDIIAELDKPGRDPRPEFRTATFKEGVNKISDLSAGMIVEGTVSNVAAFGAFVDVGVHQDGLVHVSEMSRRFVSDPHEVVRSGDVVKVRVIDVDVPRKRISLSLLLDAPAKRSRPRKDGSLAAALKNAGFKSS; encoded by the coding sequence ATGATCTCTGCGACTATCGCCCGAGAATTGGGGGTTGGGCAGCCCCAGGTTGATGCTGCCTTGGACCTGATCGATCAGGGCAACACGGTGCCTTTTATCGCTCGTTACCGCAAGGAAGCCACGGGTGGCCTTGATGACTCGCAACTGCGCACGCTGGCCGAGCGCGCGGAGTACCTCCGCGACCTTGAGCAGCGCAAGGAGACGATTCTCAAGGCCATTGAGGAGCAAGGGGCACTCAGCGAGAATCTGCGTGCCCTCATCCTCGCTTGTGAGACGAAGGCACGCCTGGAGGACCTGTATTTGCCGTTTAAGAAGCGGCGCCGCACCAAGGCAGATAAGGCCCGGGAGGCGGGCATCGAGCCGTTGCTAGATACTCTCATCGCGCAGCCGCAGCAGGATCCCCAGGACGCCGCCGCGGCCTATGTGTGCCCCGGCTATGAGGACACTAAGGCAGTCCTTGATGGCGCGCGGGCGATTCTGGTCGAGCAGCTGAGCCTGGACGCGGATCTGGTGGGGGAGGTCCGGGAGGAGGTGTTTAAGCGCGGCACCATGGTCTCTGCGGTGGAGGAGTCCAAGAAGGCTGAGGGCGCGAAATATGCGGACTACTTTGAGTTCAGTGAGTCGTGTGATTCGCTTCCTAGCCACCGCATTCTCGCCCTGTTGCGCGGGGAAGCCGAAGGCGTTCTTACGGTGCGCTTGGATCCCGGCGAGGATGCCTTCTATGAGGGTCTTATCGCGCAACGCAGCGGGCTTGACACCGCAGCGTCGCCGTGGCTTGCTCAGGCCGTGCGTTTTGGGTGGCGCACAAAGCTGAGTGTCTCTAGTGGCCTGGACGCGCGGATGCGGCTCAAGGAGCGGGCAGAAAAGGACGCCCTTGTGGTCTTCGCCCGGAATCTGCGCGACATTTTGTTGGCCGCCCCGGCGGGCCATAAGGCGGTGTTGGGCCTCGATCCTGGCTACCGCAATGGCGTGAAGTGTGCCGTGGTGGATGCCACGGGCAAGGTGCTCGATACCGTGGTGGTGTATCCGCATCAGCCGCAGCAGCAGTGGCGGCAGGCGAAGGAGACGTTGGTGCGTCTTGCCACCACGCATGGGGTGGATCTGATCGCGGTGGGCAATGGCACCGCATCCCGGGAGTCGGATGCCCTGGCCCGTGAGGTGTCGCAGGAGGTTGCCAGCCACCCGGTCCCGGTTGTGGTTTCGGAGGCCGGCGCGTCGGTCTATTCCGCCTCCGAGCTTGCTGCGCGGGAGTTTCCGCAGATGGATGTGTCTTTGCGGGGTGCGGTCTCTATTGCCCGTAGGTTGCAGGACCCGTTGGCTGAGCTGGTCAAGATTGATCCGAAGGCCTTGGGCGTGGGCCAGTATCAGCATGATGTCAATCAGCAGGCGTTGGCGCGCACACTCGATGGGGTGGTGGAGGATGCGGTCAACGCGGTGGGCGTGGACGTGAATTCTGCGTCGGCGCCGCTGTTGGCGCGGGTGGCGGGGATTAGTGCCACCGTGGCTGACAATATTGTGGCGTTCCGCAATGAGCATGGGGCGTTTGCTAGCCGCAAGGAGTTGGGCAAGGTTCCGCGTTTGGGCCCTAAGGCGTTCGAGCAGGCTGCGGGCTTTTTGCGGATTCCTGGGGCGGCGGATCCCTTGGATGGGTCTGCGGTGCATCCGGAGGCGTATCCGCTGGTGCGGCGGATTGCGCAGGCCCAAGGCCTAAAGGTGGCTGACTTGGTGGGCAATTCTGCGGTGTTGTCGCGGTTGCGCCCAGCTGATTTCGCCGATGAGACTTTCGGCGTTCCCACGGTGACGGACATTATTGCTGAGCTGGATAAGCCGGGCCGGGATCCGCGCCCGGAGTTCCGCACGGCGACGTTCAAGGAGGGGGTGAACAAGATTTCGGACCTGTCCGCGGGGATGATCGTGGAGGGAACGGTGTCCAATGTTGCCGCGTTCGGCGCGTTTGTGGATGTGGGCGTCCACCAGGATGGTTTGGTTCACGTCTCGGAGATGTCGCGCCGTTTTGTCTCCGACCCGCATGAGGTGGTGCGTTCCGGTGATGTGGTGAAGGTGCGCGTCATCGATGTTGATGTGCCCCGCAAGCGTATTTCTTTGAGTTTGCTTCTCGACGCCCCCGCCAAGCGGTCCCGCCCCCGCAAGGACGGTTCGCTGGCCGCGGCGCTGAAGAATGCGGGGTTTAAGTCCTCCTAG
- a CDS encoding cupin domain-containing protein has translation MDIHQPEAFGAAQHQATPGMTITDVLADAPAIKEGSRPAVTRLMQGARANIIAFHFATGQELPDHQAAHPVTIQGLSGTLTLNCAGQDVVLEPGRVVHLADHVVHAVTCQEGPAVLLLTMLTGQDAS, from the coding sequence ATGGATATTCACCAGCCAGAAGCATTCGGCGCCGCACAACACCAGGCCACCCCCGGAATGACCATCACTGATGTCCTTGCCGACGCCCCCGCGATCAAGGAAGGCAGCCGCCCCGCGGTTACCCGCTTGATGCAGGGCGCGCGGGCGAATATCATCGCCTTCCACTTTGCTACCGGCCAAGAACTACCCGATCACCAGGCCGCCCACCCCGTGACCATTCAAGGACTTAGCGGCACGCTCACGCTGAACTGCGCCGGGCAGGACGTAGTCCTTGAGCCCGGGCGCGTCGTCCACCTGGCAGACCACGTGGTCCATGCGGTGACCTGCCAGGAGGGGCCAGCAGTGCTCCTGCTGACCATGCTCACCGGGCAGGACGCCTCCTAG
- the rpsP gene encoding 30S ribosomal protein S16 → MAVKIKLQRLGKIRTPHYRVVVADARTRRDGKVIENLGTYEPKQEPSVIKIDSERAQYWLGVGAQPTEPVLALLKVTGDWQKFKGIEGAEGTLKVAEEKPSKLDLFNAALSEANNGPSVEDVVEKKRKAKEAREAKEAAELAAKQEAEAAEAESSEDADA, encoded by the coding sequence ATGGCTGTCAAGATTAAGCTGCAGCGGCTCGGCAAGATCCGCACCCCCCACTACCGCGTTGTTGTTGCGGATGCCCGCACGCGTCGCGATGGCAAGGTGATTGAGAACCTGGGCACCTACGAGCCCAAGCAGGAGCCGTCCGTCATCAAGATCGATTCTGAGCGCGCACAGTACTGGCTCGGAGTCGGCGCCCAGCCCACCGAGCCGGTTCTCGCCCTGCTCAAGGTCACCGGTGACTGGCAGAAGTTCAAGGGCATCGAGGGCGCCGAAGGCACCCTGAAGGTGGCCGAGGAGAAGCCCTCCAAGCTCGACCTGTTCAACGCCGCGCTGTCTGAGGCCAACAATGGCCCCTCCGTCGAGGACGTGGTGGAGAAGAAGCGCAAGGCCAAGGAGGCCCGTGAGGCCAAGGAGGCCGCGGAGCTGGCTGCCAAGCAGGAGGCAGAGGCCGCCGAGGCCGAGTCTTCTGAGGACGCCGACGCCTAG
- the deoD gene encoding purine-nucleoside phosphorylase, which yields MPATPHINPQGAPIAPTVLLPGDPLRAKFVAENFLEDVVQFNSVRNMLGFTGTYRGTPVSVMGSGMGIPSISLYAHELIDVFGATTLVRIGSCGALRADISLLDVVVAQGACTDSRFIEQYNLPGTFAPLGSWDLLQRVAATAAASGTPVRVGNIVSSDVFYNDDPTVNERWANMGVLAVEMESAGLYAVAARAGVQALGMFSVSDNIVTGQSCPPEERETGLSTMIRLALDTTCS from the coding sequence ATGCCAGCTACTCCCCACATCAATCCCCAAGGCGCCCCCATCGCCCCCACCGTGCTCCTGCCAGGAGACCCACTGCGCGCCAAATTTGTTGCGGAGAACTTTCTAGAGGACGTGGTCCAGTTCAATTCAGTGCGCAACATGCTGGGGTTTACCGGCACCTATCGGGGAACTCCCGTATCGGTCATGGGATCCGGCATGGGCATCCCCTCCATTAGTTTGTATGCCCACGAACTCATCGACGTCTTTGGGGCCACCACGCTGGTGCGCATCGGATCCTGCGGCGCCCTGCGCGCAGACATTTCGCTTCTCGACGTCGTTGTCGCCCAAGGTGCCTGCACCGACTCCCGGTTCATCGAGCAATACAATCTGCCCGGAACGTTTGCCCCTCTGGGTTCTTGGGACCTCCTCCAACGCGTCGCCGCCACCGCGGCAGCATCCGGTACCCCCGTGCGCGTGGGAAACATTGTCTCCTCAGACGTGTTCTACAACGATGACCCCACCGTCAACGAGCGCTGGGCGAATATGGGCGTACTCGCCGTAGAGATGGAATCCGCAGGACTCTACGCCGTCGCCGCCCGGGCCGGAGTGCAGGCGCTAGGGATGTTTAGCGTCTCCGACAACATCGTCACCGGGCAGTCATGTCCCCCCGAGGAACGCGAAACCGGGCTGAGCACCATGATTCGCCTGGCCCTCGATACCACCTGTTCCTAG
- the rimM gene encoding ribosome maturation factor RimM (Essential for efficient processing of 16S rRNA), protein MELMIGRVVKAHGIRGEVVVEPRTDVPEQRFAPGTVVQGKQGGRTRELTVTAMRPHQGRLLITFAEIADRTAAESLRSTTFFAPPREDDEGFYDHDLEGLRVLQDGADIGEVTGVTHVPGRLLLEVTINSGKEVLIPFVEDIVPDVDLDSGTCVITPPEGLLEL, encoded by the coding sequence ATGGAGTTGATGATTGGGCGAGTGGTCAAGGCGCATGGGATTCGCGGCGAGGTTGTTGTGGAGCCGCGCACGGATGTTCCCGAGCAGCGTTTTGCCCCCGGCACGGTGGTGCAGGGAAAGCAGGGGGGTCGGACACGCGAACTGACGGTCACAGCGATGCGCCCGCACCAGGGCAGACTTCTTATCACGTTTGCGGAGATTGCGGATCGCACGGCCGCGGAGTCGCTGCGTTCGACGACCTTTTTTGCCCCGCCGCGCGAGGATGATGAGGGCTTTTATGATCATGACCTGGAGGGGCTGCGGGTTCTCCAGGACGGCGCCGACATTGGTGAGGTCACGGGGGTGACGCATGTTCCAGGCCGGCTTCTCCTTGAGGTGACGATCAATTCCGGAAAGGAGGTCCTCATCCCCTTTGTGGAAGACATTGTCCCGGACGTTGACCTTGATTCCGGAACGTGTGTGATCACCCCTCCAGAAGGGCTGTTGGAGCTGTAA
- a CDS encoding HNH endonuclease signature motif containing protein has product MVVAAVVEPGYRACNPDNPDCVFFMDNNERQVAFWKDKLRWILAQEEDFDVTRDSVAENLGMRPAKVEDYVFSVEILSHLPKVDALQESLHHLCMERVCAIGRALASESNETIASLDSQIAEYVTPTRAHQHLPSPQAMYRKVRLLVREAEGPRAPEPLKRVAASVAFEAVPGGATQIRAVVSQGAAVAIYEALSQLSSQRRCSMGQAFEELFTQQATVRCVLNFFSPDPDSQATYLVGSGELSRQEAAYFAPLIDGYRCLDGVGEILTQRHDAPRDVAVAVRLRDGTCRYPHCSRTRNLQLHHVIDHGLGGATTMSNLACLCPHHHNMVTFDHVRMFMGHTGNCHWFFPDGTTTVTDPTGPLAQPRPRQWRVSLTDAREHRRAYYQALHGGEGKGV; this is encoded by the coding sequence ATGGTGGTGGCAGCTGTAGTAGAGCCCGGTTATCGGGCCTGTAACCCAGACAACCCAGACTGCGTGTTCTTCATGGATAACAATGAGCGTCAGGTTGCCTTCTGGAAAGACAAGCTGCGGTGGATTCTTGCGCAGGAGGAAGACTTTGATGTCACGCGTGACAGCGTGGCGGAAAACCTAGGCATGCGTCCGGCGAAGGTCGAGGACTACGTGTTTAGTGTGGAGATCCTGTCGCACCTGCCCAAGGTAGATGCTCTCCAGGAGAGTCTGCACCACTTGTGCATGGAGCGCGTGTGCGCCATCGGGCGGGCGTTGGCCAGTGAATCGAATGAGACGATCGCCTCCCTTGACTCGCAGATCGCGGAATACGTGACCCCTACCCGGGCGCATCAGCATCTTCCGTCCCCGCAGGCAATGTACCGAAAGGTCCGCCTGCTGGTACGCGAGGCGGAAGGCCCGCGGGCTCCTGAGCCGCTCAAGCGGGTGGCCGCCAGTGTGGCCTTCGAGGCGGTTCCGGGCGGGGCTACACAGATCCGAGCCGTGGTCAGCCAGGGGGCGGCGGTAGCAATCTATGAGGCGTTATCCCAGTTGTCTTCCCAGCGCCGGTGCAGCATGGGGCAGGCTTTTGAGGAGTTGTTTACGCAGCAGGCCACCGTGCGGTGTGTGCTCAACTTCTTTTCCCCTGATCCGGATTCGCAGGCCACCTATCTGGTGGGTTCCGGGGAGTTGAGCCGGCAGGAGGCGGCCTACTTCGCGCCGCTGATCGATGGGTACCGCTGCCTTGATGGGGTGGGGGAGATCCTCACGCAGCGTCATGATGCACCGCGCGATGTTGCGGTGGCGGTTCGCCTGCGCGACGGGACCTGCCGGTACCCGCACTGCTCCCGGACGCGCAACTTGCAGCTTCATCATGTCATTGACCACGGTTTGGGCGGGGCGACCACCATGTCGAACTTGGCGTGCCTGTGTCCGCATCACCACAACATGGTCACGTTTGATCATGTGCGCATGTTCATGGGACACACGGGCAATTGCCACTGGTTCTTCCCGGATGGAACCACCACGGTCACGGATCCCACGGGGCCACTGGCACAGCCTCGTCCGCGCCAGTGGCGGGTCAGCCTCACGGATGCGCGGGAGCACAGGAGGGCCTATTACCAAGCCCTCCACGGCGGCGAGGGGAAGGGAGTCTAG
- a CDS encoding DUF2200 family protein yields MDTTTRLRAMTFADLYECYRAKILRKDRTIDELDAVLTWYFNDSPDVLTHARDSDITLGELLDTAQTTPHAPEIRGVICGVRVEDISDPFLRAVRQLDKIVDELARGKKVAAILRG; encoded by the coding sequence ATGGACACCACCACCCGACTACGCGCCATGACCTTCGCCGACCTCTACGAGTGCTACCGCGCAAAAATCCTCCGCAAGGATCGCACCATCGACGAACTAGATGCGGTCTTGACCTGGTATTTCAACGACTCCCCCGACGTCTTGACGCACGCCCGCGACAGCGACATCACCCTCGGCGAACTGCTCGACACCGCGCAGACCACCCCGCATGCGCCCGAGATTCGTGGGGTCATATGTGGGGTCCGCGTCGAAGACATCTCCGATCCATTCCTGCGCGCGGTACGCCAGCTAGACAAGATCGTCGACGAGCTGGCCCGCGGCAAAAAGGTAGCTGCCATCCTGCGCGGCTAG